One region of Ictalurus punctatus breed USDA103 chromosome 6, Coco_2.0, whole genome shotgun sequence genomic DNA includes:
- the lrrc58b gene encoding leucine-rich repeat-containing protein 58 has protein sequence MDGVEGAEGGENVLDLSHLNLNSVNFETLSEKRRTETTELHLSYNRLAALPVSISRFTSLEFLDVSNNGLSILSDAVTGLTRLKTFIAKNNRLDEFSLPKDLSSLQRLEVVNLSGNRFEEIPKQLLQLQRLHSLSLGGNRLKHIPPEIDILTSLELLYLGGNMISSIPVELANLPVLSYLALCDNRIQSIPPQFTRLHSLRSLSLHNNLLTYLPREILSLVQLQELSLRGNPLVVRFIKDMTYDPPSLLELAGRTVKTRNLRYSEQDLPADLVKYLDLASKCPNPKCGGVYFDSCVRHIKFVDFCGKYRLPLMHYLCSPECTSPCSSNPQSDADSDDDQSVPADRLQRVLLG, from the exons ATGGATGGCGTGGAAGGAGCTGAAGGTGGAGAAAACGTGTTGGATTTGTCCCATTTGAACTTAAACAGTGTGAATTTTGAGACTCTGAGTGAAAAACGGAGGACGGAAACAACCGAGCTTCACCTCAGCTATAACAGACTGGCGGCACTTCCGGTCTCCATCAGCCGCTTCACGAGCCTCGAATTTCTGGACGTGAGTAATAATGGACTGTCGATCCTGAGCGACGCCGTTACCGGTCTGACCCGACTCAAGACTTTCATCGCCAAAAACAACCGCCTGGATGAGTTCTCTCTGCCCAAAGACCTCAGCTCGTTACAGAGGCTCGAGGTGGTCAATCTCAGCGGGAACCGCTTCGAGGAGATCCCCAAACAACTGCTGCAGTTACAGCGACTACACTCACTGTCCTTGGGGGGAAACCGCCTCAAACATATCCCTCCTGAGATAGACATCCTCACCAG TTTGGAGCTGCTGTATTTAGGAGGAAACATGATCTCATCAATCCCAGTGGAGCTGGCCAACCTGCCTGTGCTCAGTTACTTGGCTCTGTGTGACAACCGCATCCAGAGCATCCCACCACAGTtcaccag GCTCCACTCCCTGCGTTCTCTCAGTCTCCATAATAATCTCCTGACCTATTTGCCGCGTGAAATCCTTAGCCTAGTGCAGCTTCAGGAGCTCAGTCTCCGTGGCAACCCACTGGTCGTGCGCTTCATTAAGGACATGACCTATGACCCCCCGTCGCTACTGGAGCTGGCAGGTCGCACCGTTAAAACGCGTAACCTCCGCTACTCGGAGCAGGACCTGCCCGCGGACCTCGTCAAATACCTGGACCTGGCCAGCAAGTGCCCTAACCCCAAGTGCGGAG GTGTGTACTTTGACTCGTGCGTGCGCCACATCAAGTTTGTGGACTTTTGCGGGAAGTACCGGCTGCCGCTCATGCACTACCTGTGCTCCCCAGAATGCACCTCTCCCTGCAGCTCCAACCCTCAGAGCGACGCAGACTCGGACGACGACCAGTCCGTCCCGGCCGATCGGCTGCAGAGAGTGTTGCTGGGGTag
- the fstl1b gene encoding follistatin-related protein 1b has protein sequence MFRSLAAVVLLAAVCCHAQETQSKSKVCANVFCGAGRECAVTEKGEPSCLCIEQCKPHKRSVCGSNGKTYRNHCELHRDACLTGLKIQVAHDGHCKERKTEKAAASPVVCYVGDRNELRRRVIEWLQTEVVPDGWFTKGSNFTDLLLKYFKNYDNGDSQLDSAELLRFIQHNESAVELHSYAEDENNRLLRSLCVDALIELSDQNADWKLSFDEFLNCLRPGFNPPEKKCALEDETYEDGAETQVDCNLCVCACGNWVCTAMTCDEKTPALELATGDEPMTEEEWSLRVAELNKHQETMEQMKSSTKEV, from the exons GAAACTCAGAGCAAGTCGAAGGTGTGTGCTAATGTGTTCTGCGGTGCAGGGAGAGAATGTGCAGTGACAGAGAAAGGCGAACCCAGCTGCTTGTGTATTGAG cAATGTAAACCTCATAAGCGCTCTGTGTGTGGCAGTAACGGGAAAACCTACAGAAACCACTGCGAGCTTCACAGAGACGCCTGCCTTACTGGACTCAAGATCCAGGTGGCACATGATGGCCACTGCAAAG AGAGGAAAACAGAGAAAGCTGCTGCCAGTCCAG tGGTCTGCTATGTGGGTGACCGTAACGAACTGCGCAGGCGTGTGATTGAGTGGCTGCAGACTGAAGTCGTACCAGACGGCTGGTTCACCAAAGGCTCCAACTTCACTGACCTCCTGCTCAAGTACTTCAAG AACTATGATAACGGCGACTCGCAGCTGGACTCGGCCGAACTTCTGCGCTTCATCCAGCACAACGAGTCAGCGGTGGAGCTCCACTCGTACGCGGAGGACGAGAACAACCGGCTGCTCAG GAGTCTGTGTGTGGACGCATTGATTGAGCTCTCAGACCAGAATGCTGACTGGAAGCTGAGCTTTGATGAGTTCCTCAACTGCCTACGTCCAGGATTCAACCCTCCAGAGAAGA agtgCGCTTTGGAGGATGAGACCTATGAAGACGGAGCAGAGACTCAGGTGGACTGTAATCTCTGTGTCTGCGCATGCGGCAACTGGGTCTGCACTGCCATGACCTGTGATG AGAAAACCCCAGCTCTCGAACTGGCTACTGGTGATGAGCCGATGACAGAGGAGGAGTGGAGTCTGCGTGTGGCTGAACTCAACAAACATCAG GAGACTATGGAGCAGATGAAGTCCAGCACAAAGGAGGTTTAA